From the Homo sapiens chromosome 1, GRCh38.p14 Primary Assembly genome, one window contains:
- the CCDC185 gene encoding coiled-coil domain-containing protein 185 encodes MAGFSHFSQPPYRDLWEPPRPGGERESTQRLGGQRSGADSTACSRAGTPGAESEAGACWLHPHCSFTPRPRRRGCSDSLRGSRSLSDVARRPLERSRKHRPRSRRLEDAWGETGTKPRPAWQPQTQLPPQRPQPCPHYPLAQGDSPPPCPGGAGTPLSGTFRVEKAQGGDQWAVPLGRHLGRWSPSSVPSERSSVPSQKFKRHSACVCAQKRDSSDQVESLASRDSQPLASSKEMRSPHTQVLKSKLEEVVVSSQDQQIVALVLTRLKKAQRIRELQQQAAKAWEELKRSDQKVQMTLERERRLLLRQSQEQWQEKEQRKTLQSPEQRGLRRDSQRKNVPPGESRWKEQPEDQESPRQEKLEKARAQAEHRKQCQVRRLREQEKMLRNLREQHSLQLQRRLVEACRKRHLHAVEGQKKVQDTNLSSLINYQARKVLMDCQAKAEELLRQLSLEQSFQRSQEIHQGLRKERQRELREKAQKEEEQLQQARWRAGESEEQRKMRKRILVELADEKIRQARSHVHKTTRDKVQHLRELNHLREKNHHILKLKAEKEEKCHIEGIKEAIKKKEQRVQHISQGKDPNFQEFQKLPQASRREERAPPNSSLDQMVLEAQLRACQQNRGY; translated from the coding sequence ATGGCAGGCTTCAGCCACTTCTCCCAGCCGCCCTACCGGGATCTCTGGGAACCCCCGCGGCCCGGCGGAGAACGAGAGTCCACGCAGCGGCTGGGCGGGCAGAGGTCCGGAGCCGACTCCACCGCGTGCTCCCGGGCCGGGACTCCGGGTGCGGAGAGCGAAGCTGGGGCGTGCTGGCTGCACCCGCACTGTTCGTTCACCCCGCGGCCTCGCAGGCGCGGGTGCTCAGATTCACTGCGGGGCAGCCGAAGCCTGAGCGATGTGGCCCGCAGGCCCCTGGAACGTTCCAGGAAGCACCGGCCCCGCAGCAGGCGCCTGGAAGATGCCTGGGGAGAGACAGGAACCAAGCCCCGCCCGGCTTGGCAGCCGCAGACCCAGCTGCCACCCCAGCGGCCGCAGCCCTGCCCGCATTACCCTCTGGCCCAGGGAGACTCGCCCCCGCCTTGCCCCGGAGGAGCTGGCACTCCCCTGAGTGGCACATTCAGGGTAGAAAAGGCACAGGGTGGAGACCAGTGGGCAGTGCCACTCGGCAGACATCTAGGTCGCTGGTCCCCTTCCTCAGTTCCCTCGGAGCGGTCTTCTGTGCCCTCGCAAAAGTTCAAGAGGCACTCAGCCTGCGTGTGCGCCCAGAAGAGAGACAGCAGCGACCAGGTTGAGTCATTAGCCAGCCGGGACTCCCAGCCCTTGGCCTCCAGCAAAGAGATGCGGAGCCCGCACACCCAGGTCCTGAAGAGCAAGCTGGAAGAGGTGGTGGTGTCCTCCCAGGACCAGCAGATTGTGGCCCTGGTGCTGACCCGTCTCAAGAAGGCCCAGAGGATACGGGAGCTGCAGCAGCAGGCGGCTAAGGCCTGGGAGGAGCTGAAGCGCTCGGATCAGAAGGTCCAGATGACCCTGGAGCGGGAGCGCCGGCTGCTGCTGCGGcagagccaggagcagtggcaggAGAAGGAGCAGCGCAAGACCCTCCAGAGCCCTGAGCAGCGCGGCCTGCGGCGGGACAGCCAGAGGAAGAACGTGCCCCCGGGGGAAAGCCGGTGGAAGGAGCAACCAGAGGACCAGGAGAGCCCGCGCCAGGAGAAGCTGGAGAAGGCGCGCGCCCAGGCAGAGCACCGAAAACAGTGCCAGGTGCGGCGCCTGCGGGAGCAGGAGAAGATGCTACGGAACCTCCGGGAGCAGCACAGCCTGCAGCTGCAGAGGAGGCTGGTGGAAGCCTGTCGCAAGAGGCACCTACATGCCGTGGAGGGCCAGAAGAAGGTCCAGGACACCAACCTGAGCTCCCTCATCAATTACCAGGCCCGGAAGGTCCTCATGGACTGCCAGGCCAAGGCTGAGGAGCTCCTTAGGCAGCTGTCCCTGGAACAAAGTTTCCAGCGGTCCCAGGAGATACACCAGGGCCTGAGGAAGGAGCGGCAACGCGAGCTGAGGGAGAAGGCCCAGAAGGAGGAAGAGCAGTTGCAGCAGGCCAGGTGGCGCGCAGGGGAGTCAGAGGAACAGAGGAAGATGCGCAAAAGAATTCTGGTGGAGCTGGCGGATGAGAAGATCCGACAGGCCAGGAGTCACGTGCACAAGACCACTAGGGACAAGGTGCAGCACCTCCGGGAGCTCAACCACCTGAGGGAGAAAAACCACCACATCCTGAAACTGAAAGCCGAGAAGGAGGAAAAGTGTCACATTGAGGGCATCAAGGAGGCCATTAAGAAAAAGGAGCAGAGGGTGCAGCACATTTCCCAAGGGAAAGACCCAAACTTCCAGGAGTTCCAGAAGCTCCCTCAGGCCtccaggagagaggagagagcgCCTCCCAACAGCTCCCTTGATCAGATGGTACTAGAGGCCCAGCTCCGTGCCTGTCAGCAGAACAGGGGTTACTGA